A window of Metabacillus sp. B2-18 contains these coding sequences:
- the nhaC gene encoding Na+/H+ antiporter NhaC yields the protein MNDQIKNFTFQQSLLILLLVLATIFASLFVLKTEPHIALLICLVLISIIGLLNKFKWKALETGIVQGIQNGIQPIIILALIGVLIGAWMSSGTIPTVMVYALTVINPEYLLMTSLFSCMVISSLVGSSFTTVSTIGVALMGAGMAAGLPIEWVAGAIISGACFGDKMSPMSDTTNFASGVSSVDLFTHIKHMTFTTLPSILIAALIFFILGRITPIDFTSIDDMKNMISIIESQVNISFITLFSPLIVIILAIKRVAVIPSLVIGIITAGITAIVFQGLMLNEFLTVLQNGTSYSIENEQVSNMLNRGGLQSMMWSISLILIAFAFGGLLNTLSIIPTLLNGLIERIQSKGQLILSTAASSFGVNLLTGEQYLSILIPGQTFKGLYDKIKLDRKYLSRTLEDAGTLLNPLIPWGVSGAFFAQTLGVPVLAFLPFAFFLYLSPIFTVIYGFLSKRV from the coding sequence ATGAATGATCAAATAAAAAACTTTACTTTTCAACAATCGTTACTAATCTTGTTACTGGTATTAGCAACGATATTTGCCAGTTTATTTGTATTAAAAACAGAACCACATATTGCCTTACTTATTTGTTTAGTTCTAATCTCAATCATTGGCTTACTTAATAAATTCAAATGGAAAGCATTAGAAACAGGTATTGTCCAAGGAATTCAAAATGGAATTCAACCTATTATTATATTGGCACTTATAGGTGTATTAATTGGTGCTTGGATGAGTAGCGGGACAATTCCGACAGTTATGGTTTATGCTTTAACTGTTATTAATCCAGAATACTTATTAATGACTTCCCTTTTTTCATGTATGGTCATTTCAAGTTTAGTAGGAAGCTCCTTTACAACAGTTAGCACAATTGGTGTTGCTTTAATGGGAGCAGGTATGGCAGCAGGCTTACCAATTGAATGGGTTGCTGGGGCAATTATTTCAGGCGCATGCTTTGGTGATAAAATGTCTCCAATGTCCGATACAACAAACTTCGCTTCTGGTGTTTCATCTGTAGATTTGTTTACTCATATTAAACATATGACATTCACTACTTTACCAAGCATTTTAATTGCAGCCCTGATCTTTTTTATTTTAGGTCGAATTACTCCTATTGACTTTACGTCAATCGATGACATGAAAAACATGATTTCTATTATTGAATCTCAAGTTAACATTAGCTTTATCACATTGTTTTCACCTCTTATAGTTATTATTCTGGCTATAAAAAGAGTCGCGGTTATCCCATCTTTAGTGATTGGTATTATAACAGCAGGAATAACAGCCATCGTTTTTCAAGGGTTAATGCTGAATGAATTTCTAACAGTTTTACAAAATGGAACTTCTTATTCTATAGAAAATGAACAGGTTAGTAATATGCTAAACCGTGGCGGCCTACAATCAATGATGTGGTCCATCTCACTTATCTTAATTGCCTTTGCCTTTGGTGGATTACTTAATACATTAAGCATTATCCCTACACTATTAAATGGATTAATTGAACGTATACAGTCAAAGGGACAGCTTATACTATCAACTGCCGCTTCATCGTTTGGCGTAAACCTATTAACCGGTGAACAATACTTATCAATTCTTATCCCAGGTCAAACGTTTAAAGGTCTTTACGATAAAATCAAGCTAGATCGCAAATATTTATCACGAACACTTGAAGATGCCGGAACATTACTTAATCCCTTAATTCCATGGGGAGTTAGCGGAGCTTTCTTCGCTCAAACACTTGGTGTACCCGTTTTAGCGTTTTTACCATTTGCGTTCTTTTTATACCTATCACCAATATTCACAGTTATATATGGATTTTTAAGTAAACGTGTATAA
- a CDS encoding ribonucleoside-diphosphate reductase subunit alpha, with translation MSIATSPIIYNNKNNQEAFDISKLTSYIESIHQNFPSLHIDDYLTRIQNTIVQRESYTTDQLTNLLILEGLSNINEQEPEWTYFCAQIYLSKLYKEAAENRGYDKKQKYGDFYDLVNTLVSKGLYSSKLLDQYSQSELSQIGSFIKPENDNLFTYIGLRTLADRYLTRDFSKQTYELPQERFVIIAMTLMANENKDHRLELVKQAYWAMSNLYMTVATPTLSNAGKPVGQLSSCFIDTIDDSLQGIFDSNTDIANLSKSGGGVGAYLGKIRSRGSDIRGFKGVSSGVIPWMKQLNNTAVSVDQLGQRKGAIAVYLDVWHKDIFSFLDSKLNNGDERMRTHDLFTGVCIPDVFMEQVEARGDWYLFDPHEVRKVMGFSIEDYYDEQKGQGSFRERYWDCVQNEQLSKEKVPAIDIMKRIMISQLEAGTPYMFYRDEVNRNNANSHQGMIYCSNLCTEITQNQSPTTVEEQFTEDGKIITVKTPGDFVVCNLSSINLAKAVTDDVLETLIPIQVRMLDNVIDLNTIPVLQARLTNEKYRAIGLGTFGWHHLLALKQLKWENEEAVTYADKLYERISYLTIQASMELSKEKGAYPVFKGSDWETGSYFEKRGYSSNESDIDWDSLKKDVQSHGIRNSYLMAVAPNASTSIIAGSTASIDPIFQKVYSEEKKDYKIPVTVPDLNPETTWYYKSAYFIDQKWSIKQNAARQHHIDQSISFNIYVQNTIKAKDLLDLHITAWREGLKTTYYLRSTSSTIEECDSCAS, from the coding sequence ATGAGCATCGCAACATCCCCTATTATTTATAACAACAAAAACAACCAGGAAGCATTTGACATATCTAAATTAACTTCATACATTGAAAGCATTCATCAAAACTTCCCTTCTCTACATATAGATGACTACTTAACACGAATCCAAAACACGATCGTACAAAGAGAGTCTTATACTACGGATCAACTTACTAATTTACTCATTCTAGAAGGATTATCAAATATAAATGAACAAGAGCCGGAATGGACATATTTTTGTGCGCAAATCTACTTATCAAAATTGTATAAAGAAGCTGCAGAAAACAGAGGTTATGACAAAAAGCAAAAATATGGAGATTTTTATGATTTAGTAAACACTCTCGTCTCAAAGGGACTTTACAGCTCAAAGCTTCTTGACCAATATTCTCAAAGTGAACTTTCACAAATTGGTTCCTTTATTAAGCCGGAAAATGACAACCTCTTTACATATATTGGACTAAGAACATTAGCAGACCGTTATTTAACACGTGACTTTAGTAAACAAACATATGAACTGCCTCAAGAGCGTTTTGTCATTATTGCAATGACATTAATGGCAAATGAAAACAAAGATCATCGTCTTGAGCTTGTAAAACAAGCGTATTGGGCAATGAGCAACCTTTATATGACCGTTGCAACACCTACTTTATCAAATGCAGGAAAACCTGTTGGTCAATTATCGAGTTGTTTTATTGATACAATCGATGATAGTTTACAAGGAATTTTTGATAGTAACACTGATATTGCCAATCTTTCAAAATCTGGTGGAGGTGTTGGTGCATATCTTGGGAAAATTCGAAGCCGTGGTAGTGATATCCGTGGATTCAAAGGGGTGTCTTCTGGTGTTATTCCATGGATGAAGCAGCTTAACAACACTGCTGTAAGCGTTGATCAATTAGGTCAACGTAAAGGAGCCATCGCTGTTTACTTAGATGTGTGGCATAAAGATATCTTTTCATTTCTTGATTCGAAGTTGAACAATGGTGATGAAAGAATGCGGACACATGACTTATTTACCGGTGTGTGTATTCCTGATGTATTTATGGAGCAGGTTGAAGCACGTGGTGATTGGTACTTATTTGATCCACATGAAGTTCGTAAAGTAATGGGCTTTAGCATCGAAGATTATTATGATGAACAAAAAGGTCAAGGAAGCTTCAGAGAGCGCTATTGGGACTGTGTTCAAAATGAACAGTTATCTAAGGAAAAAGTCCCTGCGATTGATATTATGAAACGAATTATGATCAGTCAGTTAGAAGCTGGTACTCCATATATGTTCTATCGAGATGAGGTAAACCGCAATAATGCCAACTCACACCAAGGAATGATTTATTGCAGCAATTTGTGCACAGAAATCACACAAAATCAAAGTCCGACAACAGTTGAAGAGCAATTCACTGAGGATGGAAAAATCATTACAGTAAAAACACCAGGTGATTTTGTTGTATGTAACCTTTCCTCTATTAACCTTGCAAAAGCTGTTACAGATGATGTTTTAGAAACACTTATTCCTATCCAGGTAAGAATGCTGGACAATGTTATTGACCTTAATACAATTCCTGTTCTTCAAGCTAGATTAACAAATGAAAAATATAGAGCAATCGGTTTAGGAACATTCGGATGGCATCACCTTCTTGCCCTGAAGCAATTAAAATGGGAAAACGAGGAAGCTGTTACCTACGCGGACAAGCTATATGAAAGAATTTCTTATCTAACAATTCAAGCTAGCATGGAGCTTTCAAAAGAAAAAGGTGCTTATCCTGTATTTAAAGGCTCTGACTGGGAAACAGGCTCCTACTTCGAAAAAAGAGGTTATTCCTCAAACGAAAGTGATATTGATTGGGATTCTCTCAAGAAAGATGTTCAAAGTCATGGAATTCGTAACAGTTATTTAATGGCAGTTGCGCCTAATGCATCAACTTCAATTATTGCAGGCAGCACGGCTAGTATTGACCCAATATTCCAAAAGGTTTACTCAGAAGAAAAGAAAGATTATAAGATTCCGGTTACTGTTCCTGATTTGAATCCTGAAACAACTTGGTATTATAAATCGGCCTATTTTATTGACCAAAAATGGAGCATCAAACAAAATGCTGCTAGACAGCATCATATTGATCAATCCATTTCATTTAATATATATGTGCAAAACACGATTAAAGCTAAGGATTTACTTGATTTACACATAACAGCATGGAGAGAAGGATTAAAAACTACGTATTACTTACGTTCAACTTCCAGCACAATTGAAGAATGTGACTCATGCGCTAGTTAA
- a CDS encoding HPr family phosphocarrier protein, with protein sequence MNKLITFSLKVEEQIRIDQVMKITQLAKSYEGKIYLVTKNKHVINTANLPALLTYLLMIKNGQEINIAIDGPYPHLKVNDFKEICSTNTAQKRQRIIQPAMKVKL encoded by the coding sequence ATGAATAAATTAATTACTTTTAGCTTAAAAGTCGAAGAACAAATTCGTATTGATCAGGTTATGAAGATCACTCAACTGGCGAAATCATATGAAGGAAAAATCTACTTAGTTACTAAAAACAAACATGTAATCAATACAGCAAATCTTCCAGCTTTACTCACTTATTTATTAATGATTAAAAATGGACAAGAAATAAATATAGCGATTGATGGACCTTATCCTCACTTAAAAGTAAATGACTTTAAAGAAATATGTTCTACAAATACTGCACAGAAAAGGCAGCGTATCATTCAACCAGCGATGAAAGTGAAACTTTAA
- a CDS encoding universal stress protein: protein MNSLKHVVVAFDGTDDSKEALELGIRMSKKMDSNLSVIYIHKENLFTEGVDQASTPLLSPVHSYPVGGVGNIPVVPIPKEHSSDRETVVNKKNSQHIMALENEAKQILDRHHVQADVAVSYGEPSEGIVTYAKENNGDLIVVGSRDMSGLKKLIFGSVSEKVSQRASIPVLIAK from the coding sequence TTGAATTCATTAAAACATGTAGTTGTTGCTTTTGATGGAACAGATGATAGTAAAGAAGCACTAGAATTAGGAATTCGTATGAGTAAGAAAATGGACTCCAACCTTTCTGTTATTTATATTCATAAAGAGAACTTGTTTACAGAAGGTGTTGATCAAGCTAGCACTCCATTGTTATCGCCTGTACACTCGTACCCTGTTGGCGGAGTAGGAAATATTCCTGTTGTCCCAATACCTAAGGAACACAGTAGCGATAGAGAAACGGTTGTAAACAAAAAAAATAGTCAGCATATAATGGCATTAGAAAATGAAGCCAAGCAAATTTTAGATCGTCATCATGTACAAGCAGACGTTGCCGTTTCATATGGTGAACCTTCTGAAGGAATTGTTACTTATGCAAAAGAAAACAATGGAGATTTAATTGTCGTTGGTAGTCGAGACATGAGCGGCCTAAAAAAATTAATCTTTGGAAGCGTTAGTGAAAAAGTATCACAACGTGCTTCCATCCCAGTATTAATAGCTAAATAA
- a CDS encoding globin-coupled sensor protein, with amino-acid sequence MGILFKKEKKTTTSALSDSIRNQHVSAVVLNISEVEVKKQIGMIDLTKDDLVTALSIQPYIEENIEEIVRAFYSSFEADSGLMGIINEHSSVDRLQQTLKTHIMKMFNGNLDDEDVKRMRKIAHIHVKIGLEAKWYMAAFQQLLNSIIDTVEPHFNTKKEIITVVQSISKLFNLEQQIVLEAYDNEYAKVRDEAEAAKEQIRAEVNQLATQLAEASENTNAFIQEILAQSQEIASYSADRYEAASTAEGQAHNGKNDLEKQNDLMSSIEKSTVEILQQMKSLEQTSEKINQVVSIVTAIAEQTNLLALNAAIESARAGEYGKGFAVVASEVRKLAEETKNSVQGVSSLITNIHNQIDSISGSINHVAELTTKGTDQMNDMNSFFDNILEIMNKNKQQSEQSKTDLMNFTNVINDVSNNVKSIAETSENLKVMARTI; translated from the coding sequence ATGGGAATTTTGTTTAAAAAAGAGAAAAAAACAACAACATCGGCACTAAGTGACAGCATTAGGAATCAACACGTTTCTGCAGTTGTTTTAAATATATCAGAAGTTGAAGTAAAAAAGCAGATTGGAATGATCGATTTAACAAAAGATGATTTGGTAACTGCTTTATCAATACAACCATATATTGAAGAAAATATTGAGGAAATTGTTCGCGCATTTTACTCTTCATTTGAAGCAGATAGTGGTCTTATGGGCATTATTAATGAACATAGCTCAGTAGATCGTTTACAGCAAACCTTAAAAACACATATTATGAAAATGTTTAACGGTAATCTTGATGATGAAGATGTAAAACGAATGAGAAAAATTGCTCATATTCACGTAAAGATCGGTCTTGAAGCAAAGTGGTATATGGCTGCTTTTCAGCAACTACTTAATTCAATCATTGATACAGTGGAGCCACATTTTAATACAAAGAAAGAAATCATTACCGTTGTTCAAAGTATTAGCAAACTCTTTAATTTGGAACAGCAAATTGTTTTAGAAGCATATGATAATGAATATGCTAAAGTTCGCGATGAAGCAGAAGCTGCCAAGGAGCAAATACGTGCCGAAGTAAACCAACTTGCAACCCAGCTTGCTGAAGCAAGTGAAAATACAAATGCATTTATTCAGGAAATTCTTGCTCAATCGCAAGAAATTGCTTCTTATTCAGCAGACCGCTATGAAGCAGCTTCAACTGCAGAAGGACAAGCACACAACGGAAAAAATGACCTAGAAAAACAAAATGACCTTATGTCTTCTATCGAGAAAAGTACAGTTGAAATTCTACAACAAATGAAGTCGCTAGAACAAACGTCTGAAAAAATTAATCAAGTCGTTTCAATTGTAACCGCTATTGCAGAACAAACGAATTTGCTGGCTCTAAATGCTGCTATTGAATCAGCACGTGCAGGTGAATATGGTAAAGGTTTCGCCGTTGTTGCGAGTGAAGTTCGTAAGCTTGCTGAAGAAACAAAAAATTCAGTCCAAGGTGTATCAAGCTTAATTACAAATATTCATAACCAAATTGATAGTATTTCCGGTTCTATTAATCATGTTGCTGAGCTAACAACTAAAGGAACTGACCAAATGAATGACATGAACTCATTCTTTGATAACATTCTTGAAATCATGAATAAAAACAAACAGCAAAGCGAACAATCTAAAACAGATTTAATGAACTTTACAAATGTTATTAACGATGTTTCAAATAACGTAAAATCAATTGCTGAAACTTCCGAAAATCTAAAAGTAATGGCTAGAACAATATAG
- a CDS encoding ribonucleotide-diphosphate reductase subunit beta, with amino-acid sequence MQNTTLSKRKIMDANAPNRSTAIINGESSNVLNWDDVAFPWAYPRYKKMLANFWTPFEINMAQDIKQYPSLTNDEQDAFLKIIGLLALLDSIQTDYAGKVSDYITDSSINALMIMLAQQEVIHNHSYSYVLSSLVSKQKQDEVFEYWRNEPILRKRNEFVTNGYQSFAEQPTVEHLLKSIVYDVILEGLFFYSGFAFFYNLARNQKMVATSTMINYINRDEQIHVDLFVQIFKEVLKQYPEYDNEELASFVKETFITAAELEIEWGRFIIGNKMDGINIQDVEDYIKFYANVRCNQLGYERPFEGYRSNPLKWIKAYEEVDLGKSDFFEQKSRQYTKVNHADNGFDDL; translated from the coding sequence ATGCAGAACACCACATTATCGAAACGCAAAATTATGGATGCAAATGCTCCCAATCGCTCAACAGCTATTATTAATGGAGAAAGCTCAAACGTTTTAAACTGGGATGACGTTGCGTTTCCTTGGGCATATCCTCGTTATAAAAAAATGCTTGCAAACTTCTGGACGCCATTTGAGATCAATATGGCTCAAGATATTAAACAATATCCAAGCTTAACAAATGATGAGCAGGATGCATTTTTAAAAATTATTGGTCTTCTTGCCCTTTTAGATAGTATTCAAACTGATTATGCGGGAAAAGTATCAGATTACATTACTGATTCAAGTATTAACGCATTAATGATCATGCTAGCACAACAGGAAGTTATTCATAATCACTCGTATTCTTATGTATTATCTAGCTTAGTATCAAAACAAAAGCAAGATGAAGTTTTTGAATACTGGCGAAATGAACCAATATTAAGAAAGCGTAATGAGTTTGTCACAAACGGATATCAATCATTTGCTGAACAGCCAACTGTTGAGCACCTTCTAAAATCAATTGTTTATGATGTGATATTAGAAGGTCTTTTCTTCTACTCGGGTTTTGCCTTCTTCTATAATTTAGCACGCAATCAAAAAATGGTAGCAACTAGCACTATGATTAACTACATAAACCGTGATGAGCAAATTCATGTTGATTTATTTGTTCAAATTTTTAAAGAAGTATTAAAACAATATCCTGAGTATGATAACGAAGAGCTTGCGTCGTTTGTCAAAGAAACGTTCATTACTGCTGCTGAGCTAGAAATTGAATGGGGACGTTTTATTATAGGCAACAAAATGGATGGAATTAATATTCAAGATGTTGAGGACTATATTAAATTTTATGCAAATGTCCGTTGCAATCAGTTGGGATATGAACGCCCATTTGAGGGATATCGCTCAAACCCTTTAAAGTGGATCAAAGCATATGAAGAAGTAGATCTTGGTAAATCAGATTTCTTCGAACAAAAATCACGACAATATACGAAGGTAAATCATGCTGATAACGGCTTTGATGACCTGTAA
- a CDS encoding YbjQ family protein, producing MIIVTTETVPGKETKEYKGFVRGSTVQSKHIGKDLMAGLKTIVGGELKEYTEMMEEARQKAIGRMVDDAKAKGANAIVCMRLESSAVMQNASEIIAYGTAVTVEE from the coding sequence ATGATTATCGTGACTACTGAAACTGTACCAGGTAAGGAAACAAAGGAATATAAGGGCTTTGTAAGGGGAAGTACTGTTCAATCTAAGCACATTGGAAAAGATTTAATGGCGGGACTAAAAACCATTGTCGGTGGAGAACTCAAGGAGTACACAGAAATGATGGAAGAAGCCCGACAAAAAGCAATCGGTCGTATGGTTGATGATGCAAAAGCAAAAGGAGCTAACGCGATTGTTTGTATGAGGTTAGAATCCTCAGCTGTTATGCAAAATGCTTCAGAAATAATTGCATATGGTACAGCTGTAACAGTAGAAGAGTAG